The Vanacampus margaritifer isolate UIUO_Vmar chromosome 15, RoL_Vmar_1.0, whole genome shotgun sequence genome contains the following window.
AATGTGCACGTTGAGTGCATTTGAGCGTGAGAGTGTGTATGATGACAGCAGGCTGATTAAGCTGTTGCATAGTAATAAGCTATGGCTGTCTGTCTGGCAGCTGCGGTGACAAACTCTTTCACAGCGAGCCctcccactcacacacacacacacacacacacatccatatTTTGATGTTGTGCTAAAGTTGCATTTCCTCCCGCTCAGCCCTTTGTTGTGTCCAGCAGGAATAACACTCATTTCCTGGATCACTTCACTCACATCAGCGACGGCACAGGGGGCGCCAAGTGTGTTAGCTTCCACCCCACACCCTGCCTCCATCACCGTCATCGAATAGAGCAAGATGgatgtgtggatgtgtgtgtgcacgcgcgcTCGTATCTCACTAAGGTCAGGGTTAACACAATAgcaaactgataaaaaaaacgtgtcaaaattttacattttgacatcTCATTTGAAATTATGGTTTATAAATCATCGCACAAGAATTTTCTTTGGCGGTGTGAATGTCAAATTTGTGCCGTGGCTCAGAAAAAAGTTGGGAATCACCGTTTACAAGCAATGACATCAGAGCATTCTGATTGGATGCTGTCAACTTCCACCGATACCATGGcattactgcaaaaaaaaaaaaaaaagtctaatattTTGCTTCCGATAAGTGTTGGGACAACGAAAAGTAACACGGACAACATTCATATTAGTTCTTTGATGAACAATTCAAAGAAAGACTGCAATGTTATTAAGCCCTGTCATCGTAAATAATAACCAGAAAGAGAATCAAAGAGATATATTGCGCATTTCAGACACCACAGTAGCAAGCAAATACTCGAAATAAATGTCCAAGGTCTTACCTTGTTGATGTCCCTTTCCTGACATCACACATCATGCACTTAAAAGCCTCCGCCGTGTTCTTGTACGTGCACACGCTGCAGTCCCAAAACCCCTCGTCGGAGGAGGGCTTGGGTTGACGCTTCGGCcttgaaaacaaacacagacaaatAAGCGAGGGAGGCACAGCAAGAGAAGACAAGAGAAGGTGGCCCCTTTGCACCGAGCGACGGCTATCGATGGCACACATCTGGCTCAAGGATTAGAGAAGGAAATCGTGTGAACGCGCGCCGTGATCCCAACGCCGTAATGAGGTTTTAACAGCCAGCCGCGCGCGCGCGCTCGCACCACCGCAAGCACACGCACGCAAAAAGCGGGTCGAAGAAACCATGGAGAAAAGGCTTTTTTTCGGCCCCCCGCGCGCTCGCCAGTGTCTGCCCCCACCACACGGCTTCGTTTAACTAGCCTAGGCCGCTCTCCCCGCCGTCGTTACCTTGTGGGACTCCTCTTGTCGCCCATGCCAGACCAGGGTGTCTCTGGAAGGGGTTGCCGTGACGAGCAgaagcctgttttttttccccccccctcgTCACGATTCTTTTGAGAAGAAGCGATGCGCCCGTTGCCGCTTCGGCTTCCAGCTGTCGTGGAAACTCCGCTTGGGAGCCAGTCACGTGACTCGCCTCGGCCAATCATGGGCGGCGTTGCTTCCGGAGCCCCTGACATTCCTCATGATGGCTCCACAGCGCCGTCATTTGCCCTGAATGTCCACATCTAGGACGACAAGCgggttttctttttaattcttcttcttaataGCGTAGTGAATTTGCCACACCCTCGACGATAGGGAAAGATGTATGAAAAACATCCATTCTTGTACCAAATCCCAATATTAGTTATGCTCAGTGCTTTCCAAGCCACACTATAGTCTTCTTTACACTACATACATAGAATAACACTGAAGTTTAACTCAATTCTAAATGTGATTAGCGTGGAAAGGGGGTTGGACAAAATTTGTACCATAAGTCATTCGTTCATTTTCATGATAAAATTGGcattcaaaaatcatttttataagTAATGGAatcaattaatcccaaatttaaaaaaaaaaaaactaaacaaatacagtgaCTTGGAGCAACTATACTACAAGGCTAAGGGTGATGATCTCTCCAATTAAAGACGAATTGACCATACATATCTCGATATGGGGGTGTGACACAATTCAAGAAACGAAATGAAACGTTTTGATTCAGTGGGATTCAGTTTCCATATGGTACGGCTCAGTTCAAGAGAGTATTATGCAATGAGTAtcttgtcattttacaatatgaatGAACTTGTTAGTACTATAAATACAATTCCATTTGATGCATTGTgtaaatcaaaaacaattttccTATTCAAACCATTTTTATTACACAACTACCTTGATAATATAAATACTCTGTGACCCACACTTGATAGAACATGTAGTGTAGTATATGTTAGAACCAtaagaaaaatatgaatatagatTTGTTCAAATGTGAATATATGTTTATCTATTTGTGTTCCAATTGAATAAGTTTTGTTTACTAGTCACAAACCTATATTTGGcgtttaatttttgtattttgtgtaatgcagatttatttaaaagatttGAGTATTTGTGCTCCGTTCGCTTGTCGAcataaagaaaaaggaaaagcaaGTAGGCTAGGAGCAACAACTTTATCTAACCGTGCTGATCGTAAGTTTGTTTATGGTTTTTgtaatcagcatttttttgtaaataaagtggaaACCTTTTTTGTTCATCCGCAATGGCGTTTTGCATTTGTGAAAGATCAACTACGGTTGGTGCGCGTTAAAGACCTTCTTGCCCTGCTTACGTAACGACAAAAAGGAAAAGTATAGACATGGGAAATAGTTTGCAGTTCCGTCAGTAATTGAAAGACAGGGATGCAGGCGTATAACAGGATTATAAGAAGAAGGCATAATAAAAATGAGCAgaagtcaaaaatatttatttacaacaaattcAACTTATGTACAAGCTAGTCAAATACTGTGATTGACCGGCAGCGTCCTGTCCAAGGTGTACCCCGACTCCTACCCAAAGTCATCGGGGATAAGCTCTAGCTCGCCCACGACCATACGGACAAgggctatagaaaatggatggatacagCTAGATATTCCTGATGTATTACACCTTAAAAGAAAAACACGTTTAAACTATACATCGACAAAGAAGTCCACATTAATCACTAAGCTCTTCCTCATCACTAAAATAGGCACTCTTTTTGATCCGCAGTTTCCTGGACTCTGAGGATGTAGAAGGGTGAGCGCTGTCATCCTGGGACAGAACtacattttttctttgcttGTCCTCTTCGTCAATACGTGCTTGCTGTAAAGACGCAAAAGAAATAAGCCATTTATTCATCTTACTACCTTGACTAAAATGTATTTCTCTCCATCTGCCCATTACCTGAAAAGCTATGGCTTGACTAAGACTATCTAGTGCTGGATCCTCTCCTTCTTCCTCACTTTCcagttcttcttcttcactgtGAGGGAAATCAAAGGATGTAGGCATTGAAAGACAATTCATCctattttcagcaattatcctGTTACTTACACATGTTCAGGTTGCtgagcttttttcttcttcttcttttccttcttctttggCGGCTCTCGTTCTCCCAGCATATTTTGGGGGCATGCATAGCTCATGTGTCCTGTATTCTGAAGTATTTTAGCACAATGCTGAATAGTtgtaaaatgatccaaaatgcaCACAGCAACAGACACTGAAATACCATCACAATTGTACTGACCCCACATTCGTAACACCTGCTCTTGTCAGTGTAGTTGCGCCTCCTGATGAACTCAGTCGCTCGTCCGTTGTCAATTGCAATACTGGCTTTTACAGTTCTGCCAAACAACTGGAAGACAAGCACATCTGTAACTCACGTGCAATAATaattaccagaggtgggcacttccttCTCTCCGTCGATGCTTCCATTTTCGGTGATTGCTTTATAACGtaaagccttgaaaaaatacatggcCCGAGCACAGACTGAAGCAGGTTTCCGTCCATTGATCCGTGCCCACCTctgaaaataataaacatttgagAATTTGTCACCCACCTGCTTGTTGTTCACTGCTCTTGCACAGTTATGTGCCGAGTCTCTGTCCAGAAAGAGAACGAATGCCACGCCTTTGCTTCTGTGGGTGTCTTTATCTTTCACAATTGTAACCCTGAGAAATACATAGCCATTATAGTACCACCACAGGGTATTTATGTTAAATAAAGTGAAAGGATTTCTAAAGGTACAATAAAGACGAACGGCGTACTCACTTAACTACTTTTCCATACTTGGTAAACAGCTGAAATCGTTACAAGCATTTTGTtatttgtatgttgttgtttttcccccaaaagATTTAACATTATAAATAGTTCATGTGGAAAACTTTACAGTTGCTAAATTACCTTGTGGAGGTCGTTGTTGGTGAGAGAGAATGGCAGGTTTGACACATATACAGTGCTTTTGCTCGGCGCTAATCCTCCACTCATGTTGAATTCATACGAAGCTTgaagaaaaatgcacaattaATAATGATTAGTAACGCAAAGTCAGATAGCCAGCTACATTAACATAATACCGCCATGTAAAACACTAACTGCAGCTCTCGAAGTCAAAATCACTTACCAACACAGTGTTAAATGTTatataaaaaatctaatgtCGTTAAAACGAATATTTCCCACGTTTGTGCTTGTAGTGAACGAAGGTAAACAGAAACACTACTTCTATGTCGCTGACTGATTACGTAATTTCTCCTGTCCAATAAAATAAGCGCTGTTGTAAAGAGGAGGGCCAAGATGGCGGCGTAGCGAGCAGTCTGGAATCTGTTCAGAGAGTAGCATTTCAGAAAGGCTAACGTGAGTCCAATTCATGGAAAGCTAAGCCGCTTTGTTATTACTTAAATGCCATCCAGTATATAAGACATGCCTTTATGTGATTGTGTTTTATATTCTTAGACGGCAACAATGAACTGctgtattaaaaaagaaaagaaaaaaggatgcaCATTTAGGCATCGTATGTGCAGGCAGCCGATAGCTAATTAGCAATGCTAGCACGAGTCTACATTAACGCGCTAGAAACTAATAAACGTTTTGTGTTTTGATGGAACGTTGCTATTGTGTTGTACAATCAGTTTACGTATCGGTACAGCCACGTTTAGGTCTCGGCTTTTCAACCTATATTCGTTGTTTGACCGCAGTTAGACATTTTGTAAACTGTGTTGCATTTGAATGGATAATATCCGTTGAACTACCCACATGTATCCAATAAACGCTACTTTTTAAATCTTCCCCAGGTTTGGTTGAAAGACTTCACCCAAAAGCAACCCGGAAAGCTCCTGGATCCGAGAGTGAGTTGATCGACTTTGATcatataaaatactgtatatgccaAACCACAGTGATGTGGTTGTTAATAGCTTTGTATTTTTTGCTTCACTGCATTGCTTTGCTGCATTGATTCCCCCCTTACCACTTAAAGATGTTGGGTGACTAAAATGCTGACTGATGtaatctgtttgtttgtttttcatttttttggctTGGTAGTGACTTACAGGAGGGAGAGGAGTATACGAGACGCGTATGAAGAGCGCTTTTTGTCTGACAGGGCGGGGAGAGTATGTTTCTGCCTATTTATCACTTCTATAAGCACACACACTAATTACTCAAATAGTTGTAATAAATCACCTCTTGATATCCACCATCCTTTTACAGGGTCAGTACCCTCGAGGAGGGGAGAGGCGAGGCCACTTTGGCAGGCCTGATGGTTATGAATATGAAGGAGGTCCCCGCTTTTACCCTAATGGAGGAGGCCCACGTAATTACCATGGAGAAGATCAGCGGAGCTACCACGGTGATGCCAGTCATTTCCCCTCAGAACGCAGAGGTGGTCCCCCATCGAGAAGGGTGAAGGCATAGATAGGATACAAGTTATATTGGATGCAACATGAAGTTGAAATTCCTGATTATTGCCTTTCCTGTTCTCTAGCAAGAGGAGTATCCATACAGAGGACCCAGGGAGGAGCAACATACAGGACGACCTATGGAATACAAGTAAATGCTCACTACACAGTACAGTAATAATGCACTCTATGCATGCATCACTTGGTGTGAGGTGGCACGGTGGTAAACACATGGGGACAACAATGACCACATCAAACTCGTCAGAATTCGCTCGCTGTCTGTTGAAATGACTCAAAGTTACCAGGAATGGCGTACAAGCTTTACAATTGTTGGTTATTCAAGTAATGGTAAATTGTTCAAAGGATCCACATCTGATTTACAGGTCCGTGTGCATAAAGACACGCATGTCTTAATCTTTGAGACTCTCAACTCAGCTTTAtcttgcacttaaaaaaaataataaaaaaaaaaaatcacagcagCTGTAACAAAGTGCTGCAACAAAAGCTTGATCACATAATAGAGTGGAAAGCCTTCATTGTAATTGCATGATGCAGTTTCAATGAAATTgggacaatgaaaacaaaacaaaaacaacaaataatcaaataaGAATGACACGCATATACTACTGGCAGGATCTTGATGTGTTGCCGTGCATATGATCCATCTCCATTCTAATTTGAAcacatttgtcatgttttttagcTGTACTTTAGCTAAAGTGATAATGTGTGACTATTTGGGTGGAAATATAATATtcggagcaatttttttttctttacttatgCCATCAGCAGCCGTGCACCAACACCTCGGAACCAAGGCATGTACCCAGCACCCCGATCGCTGCCAGAAAGTGGGGCTGACACACTCGTGCAAGCTATCCTCAACCTGGACCGAGggtatgaataaaaaaatattattttgtagtTCTGTGGCTCGGGTCTTTGTTGGATACATGTTTTGGTTCCTGGAGTAATATCTTTACATGTAGAAAGTAAGGGCCTATTTATGCTTTCCAGGTGTCAATAAAAGATTTGGTCGCATGCAGATGCTGCAGAGAATGCTAGATGGCAGTGTTGTATCTAATTGACAACATTATTTACATAATGACTTCTCTAAACCTCATAGTTTTACTGTTTCTTTTGCCTCAGGGATGACAGACAGGAGTACCGGAGGAAGGCGCCTCCATTCCCGCCCCTCAGAGACCGCTCCCCCCACAGCCGCTCGGGTTCCAGCGTGAGCAGCAGGAGCTACTCGCCGGATCGCGCCAAAAATCTTCCGTTTCCATCACAGCAAGGCAAGAGTATGTCGGATTGCTGACGCTTAATTGTGTTTGATGCACCGCTCAGCCTTTTTCCTTTGGCCAGCTTGGGCGAAACTGTAATTAGTCAGATAATGGGATGGGAGTTGTGGGTGTAGTCAAAACATAGCACAAAAACATTAATGTCTCAAATACATCCAAGTCACGCATGTTTTCGACATAATACACTGCCTATTAACCTTAAATAATTAGTTAGAATATATAAATATGCTTTTTTAACGATTTATCAATTTCTGATAATCTGGCTCACTGGCTTTTCAGGTGGGGATGGTCCAGAGGGGCACACAGGTCCGAATGAGCACCTCTGGGGGGCGCTCTTTCCTCACAGTGGACATGACTCTGCGGGTCTGTACATGAGTCTTGAAAACAAGCATTGACCTGAGTGACAGATGGCGTTACAGCATCATGCCAAGAAAATACATTCATACTTAGtataaaacgtttttaaataTGATGAATGTGGAGTTCGTAGGCAATTTTGTTCCGAAATggcctttttcctttttttactttatacaATAGAAATTCAAATGCAACAATACTATAATGATGCTGATTCTGTCACCCAGGTCTTTAAAAGAACGGGGTGCgtcacaaatgtaaaatttttgtGTCTAGATGTGACTTTTGTGGTCAATAGTTCTCTCCCTCACTGTTTATGGCGATACAGTAGTACTTGAACTTGTTGCTCCACTCTTTTCAAGCATAGATCTAGTCACAATTGTTTTTAGTAGTTGTTATAAACAAGAACAAGTGGAGGAACAGTGTCTTTTCAGTCCAACTCCCAAGATCTCCAAAATTCTGTTATGCAAGTTGGTACATATTCGAATGCCACcggactggaaaaaaaatgcaaatactaAAGTATCTCATTTGCATGGTGTAGTCTGTAGAATAACCTCGTAACTTTGTTTACCTCAACAGAACCCCTGTCTCCCCTGGGAATCTTTAGTTCATTTCCTCCTGCTTTTTAAGTGTCAGTTTACTTAAAGTGGATTGACTTTAATGGCAAATGGATTATTGAGCATTCGAATTTTAGAGACACGTCAGGGTACAACTAACAAAGTTAAGTCCAGACAGATTGTGTTGTCATTCACAAGCTATAAAAGCTAAGACAAATATGCCTAACTTTATGACTTTAGTATATAACAATGTGTTACGCAGTTACCTTTGGCTGACCTGCAATTAATTGAAAGGGATTTCATGCAATCATGACGCTTGTAAAAGAAATATGATGCACAGCAATATAGTTGTTTGTGTCTTTGATCTACAAAAatagcacaatttttttgtgcatcACCTCTATggcgtggggtgggggggttgagtTACTTCTtgactcatttactgccataaattcactaaaaataaaaagattatttaaaaaattaggggcgacaggcgattattttttttaattgtaattaatcgcatctaaccctaaccctaaccctaaccctaacccacaattttatatctgttctaaatgtacaataaaaaaattctaggttttcatactcttgttaacaaaagtgaaaagaaaaagttaaactgatagaaaaagtttcaattaatttttgacgtttatagccgtcaatggcagtgaatgaataaaaaaaaaaagaaaagaaaacattattaaaaaatttggggcgtcaggcgattaaaatttgtaatcataattaatcacatgacttaactagttaactgacaattaatcacacattttatatctgttttaaatgtacaataaaaaatatctaggttttcatactcttaacaaaaatagatttttttaaaaacgaatacaaatagttcaaatgaatttttgacgtctatagccgtcaatggcagcgaatgagttaaataaattcTCCGCATGTATCTTGTCACCATTGTTAAACGTAAACTGTCGGGTAGCATGAGAGAGACGCCGAGCATTCCGAATGCATCCGGCAGCCACCTTTTGTCCGAGCTCGTAAACATGCCACCAGCTTGTGTGTGGGAAAGAGAAGAGATTGAATGTCTGATGGATTTACCTGAAGTGAAAGCTTCCACAAGGTAGATGCTGTTCACGTATGGCGGTTAGCGAGATAGCCTTGAGTGGAGGCAAGTGGTATCCAGTTTAGCAAATCTTTTAAGGGTTGACATGTACATTCTGGGAATGTCGAGTTTGGACTGCAAACGGCTTCCTATTTGTTCTAGAAGTCATCGTGACTGTCTGGATCCTGGaaccgaattttttttttttttatcatccttCTGCATTCTTGTTCACATTTACCCTCTTTCCTTGGATCCTCATCCTCTTGTTTctttgtgtccttttttttttttttttgctttcttagTCTTACCTTGTCTTCTCATTTGTCCTCAGAAAAGATTCCAGGTCTGTCAAGAGAAGGTTCCCCGAGCAGTGCCACCTCAAACAAGGTGAGCTCACGTGGATACAAATAAACTGACAGCAAACTGCATCTGGACCCCCTTCAATTTTGTCCTTCTAATAACTGTCTCGTCCCCTTGACGTATGTTAATGGTTTTTAAAGTGGCCCACTGCTTTTGTTTACCTGCCTTGTAAGCAGACTTGAGTCACGTTGACTTGTAATAACGGCTGCATTGGAGCGCTCAAGTGTCACCATGAGTCTTAagtcctgttttgttttttttaaacaacaacatgacTGCTCTTAACTGCTGCGTATATTGACTAAAGCAGCCTTGTACATAATAGTTTTGCCGATATCCCGCATCTCCAACGTTGCAGCTGCAGGTTAAACAGAGTCAGATGTGACGAGCCGCGCTTAGTGCGGCCCACCCAGAAGTGAAACGGCTAAACGCATTAGCCACAGTCATAATTTTATCGTAGGATCTTTGCCACGATGTTAAGAGAGCCTCCCTATGGAACATCACTTGGTCCACTATTCCAACTGCAGAACCGCTGCTTTCTTTCGCTCACGGAGGGCTTCCAACTCGCATGTTAAAAGCAGAGCCTACGCATGAAAATTgaaatgacagacagaacacGGATGCTTAGCGTGCGCTGCGCAAGCCGCCCCCGTCAGCGGCTCCACCCTTGCAAACACGCTGCCGCTTACTCGCAGTGTTTGATCTTAGGGCCCCGTGCATTGTTTCTCTGTTGCGCGGGGGCACAAACCAAATAACCTTTGCCAAGATGAAAGGCCCGCTGCACTGTGCCCCCAGTAAAGCCTGCACTAATGGCCCCCCCAGTCGCTGCCTGCTGTGGAAAGTCGACAAACGCAAACAGAATTTCTGGAGCCATCTCCAAACTgaacacaccccaaaaaaatatatatatatatatatatattttttttttaaactattagtATGTATGGATTTGATTATAAGTAAGAGACAACAGTTCAGTCTGGGAGGATAAAGTCGAGATCCACTGTGGCTGAAATATAAAATTGGGACTAGTTGTTGGAGTGAGTCTACTTCCCTGACAAATAACAGTCATTTAGAGAACTTATTGTTTGGAGCAAAGCAAACCATTGAAAACCACatcatttccccaaaatttaGATCAAAGTCCACCCCAGTTTTGAAAGATTCTTGTTTGGACCTAACTTTCATGTTGGGCGGTGCCCattcaattgaattgaatgattcAGACAAGGatattatttcccccccccactaTGGACTAGCAGGCTATGAAATGACAAACGCCTAAACATGCACGCTGTACTTCTCCCTGGCAGGAAACTTGGCTCCAGGGCGAAAACTAGCTTTCATCGCAGACCGCACGCGCCGTTGTGATGTAGCATCCGCCCGCAAtatcttccccccccccagtcaTGTATATGGCTTCTCTGCATGGCCTGATTTCACTTACTGCGAGTAGACTTTAGTCATGGATGGCTTGCTCTGCTCACTGGCCTTCAACAGAGCAGTGACCAACTTGGCCCCGTGTCATCGCATTCGCTCATTCTTTTGGCTTCCATAGCAGCTCGTAGATATGTAATACAGCATACCCAGTGGATTCAAGATGGCTGGCTTTTACTATATATCAGACCAAAAAGGCCATTTTTGAAATTTGTTTTCTTGATGGTGCTCTGAGTTAGCTTGTCAGCAAATATTTGCTCACCCTGTAACTATATTCAAAAATGTTGTGCACTCATATGGATTGTTAAATGACATTCTTGTGTCTCTTTAGGAGGAGAACAACGCGCCTGAAGCAGAAAAAGAGGAGCCATTGTCAGGTCTCGTCGTGGAGGAGAGTCCGAATACAACCACAGACGACTTTAAGGAGCGACGATCGTTCGCAATTGAAGCTAAAGCCCAGGAGATTCTAAAGGTGACTCTCCCCCAcacacccaccccacccccctccctctTTTCTTCCGTTACTGTGTTTGATGGGAATTGGTAAGAATTGAGCCATTCTGATTCATTATTGATACTGAAATTTGATTCAATTCGGGGCAAACCTGACTAAATAAGACACTGGAAAAGAACTAATCAAAGAAGAGTGGACGTTGTGTCTTTTGGGCACTTCCTACGTACTTTGACTTACTGTCGTTCGCAAACAAATATTGCCGACCTTCTGCGCATGCGCGTCTCAGATCGTGTAATCGTATTCTTGCCgatgaaatgtgcatgtagcGGATCTGCCCGCCATAGTGGCAGGAAATAATGTCACAATACCGCGGAAAAAAATCAAGGTAAGCGGCCATGGCGAGTGGCAAAAAAAGATGGCtgccggtggcttcacttctcacGACTGCAAGTAAGCATCATTATGAATCGATTAATATAAAAGGCTGTGGTCGtgatacattttcttttgaaataaatgttttgttcttGTCATTTAAAACTGAGTTTCATTCCGAAGTAAACACGCTACGGTCTCTCCTGTGCGCCATTTTTGAATTGACTGCCGAAGAATACGTCATAGCAAATGAACAAACAATGCAATTCCTCAGGAAAGTGGGCGTGGCTTCCCAGGCTATCGTTTTACACTAGCTTGGAATATGACATTTACTTTTTAGGAATCACACCTTTGCGTTGTTTTGATAATGAACACTAAGGCTTACTTCGATGTATTGAAATGTTGGTCATGatggtggtacttggagagctaaaaaattaaataaacggTGATTCCCGACAAAGGCTTTAAGAACCACCAATATAAACAATAATGGCCACCATGAGCCAAATTGTGGTGGCACTGCCAGAACCGGCACTAGACCtgatttaaaacaatacttAACAGAATTCATACTTATCTATTGTATGTAGACCGACCTGTGGATGAAATAGTGAAGCCTGTAGTCTCAGCGGCCAAAACACTCAAAATATTGAAtatcagatattaaaaaaagcaaGAAGGTATTGATTTCATctcatttgtaaaatgtggtgttcTGGTTGGGTGAACTTTGTGTGACTAGATTTATATGTTCTCCCTGTCAATCAACGTAAACGGCGTTGATCACGAATAAAGATCAGTTGTTAACGAGCAGCTTAGCATTTCTGAAAAAGACCAGTTAAAATCCCAAACTCCTCCACGAGCCACTTTTACTGCTCCCTGCTAAAGGCAATCATCCCCCAACAAGTTGCCGAACTTCCCCGGGGTTTTTCTGCTAACTCTTGTAAATCTCTAATAACGACGACCCCCGCATGGAATGACGACAACAAATGCTCATTCCGCCCAAACATGAACACGGGGCTCCGCGTGGTTGAAACGTTacgtctccccccccccacaacgtTGCTGGAAGCAATTAGCCCATGTCAATGAACATATAAAAGTTGACCAGGATATAGCTTTGTGCGTTCAATAAATCGAGGTCAACGGAGTTCAAACCACGTCCAGCCCTGCTCGCTCATCTAATGAGGGTCTTTCCCGCGATAGTAAATGCTACCGCTGCTTTACTGGGACCATTAAAACCCGGAGCAGTTGTGCCTTGAAGCGTACGATGCGCGCCGGCGTGGCAGAGCCTGCGGGCGCTTGCAACGCCGCTTGCTGACGCTGCAGATTCGGGCCTGTTTTATAGCCAGTCTTCTTTCGAGCCCATCTGCGTTCACCCCCTCGAACCACTCGTTTTATGCCCCTTTTGGAAAGTGATTATCAGTGGATGTGGAGTCCTCGCACTTAACATTTACAAAAAGTATACCCCTTCCCAGATGTGTGGGCcccataaataaaaaggaagaaaaaaaaaaggcatcc
Protein-coding sequences here:
- the zcrb1 gene encoding zinc finger CCHC-type and RNA-binding motif-containing protein 1, yielding MSGGLAPSKSTVYVSNLPFSLTNNDLHKLFTKYGKVVKVTIVKDKDTHRSKGVAFVLFLDRDSAHNCARAVNNKQLFGRTVKASIAIDNGRATEFIRRRNYTDKSRCYECGNTGHMSYACPQNMLGEREPPKKKEKKKKKKAQQPEHVEEEELESEEEGEDPALDSLSQAIAFQQARIDEEDKQRKNVVLSQDDSAHPSTSSESRKLRIKKSAYFSDEEELSD